A genomic window from Bacteroidota bacterium includes:
- a CDS encoding DUF4290 domain-containing protein — translation MEYNTSGEWLRLREYGRSVQQMANLILAEPDREKRTRMARQTVRTMSIIVPEAREMENYEQKLWEQLQQLCQYQLDVDAPYPLPTAPPTNAATDPGKKVGYYPHRARYRQYGKNIEMMMQQAQAMEESEAKQAYVEQIANYMKHSMQVHAGTQPTDKVVMDHLRELSKGSLVLEPEKIQLRNGLLPNRLNISNSSNMSHLKKARKKSTKSRSTGSSAGGSMSLGTRKKRKRPMR, via the coding sequence ATGGAATACAATACCTCCGGCGAGTGGCTAAGGCTGCGCGAATACGGCCGGTCCGTACAGCAGATGGCAAACCTGATCCTGGCTGAACCCGACCGGGAAAAACGCACCCGCATGGCCCGGCAGACAGTACGCACCATGTCCATCATTGTGCCCGAAGCACGCGAGATGGAGAACTATGAACAAAAGCTGTGGGAACAGCTACAGCAGCTATGCCAGTATCAGCTAGACGTAGATGCCCCCTACCCCCTACCCACAGCACCACCCACCAATGCCGCCACCGACCCTGGCAAAAAGGTGGGCTATTACCCCCACCGCGCACGCTACCGGCAGTATGGAAAGAACATCGAAATGATGATGCAGCAGGCGCAGGCCATGGAGGAGAGCGAAGCCAAGCAAGCCTATGTAGAACAGATAGCCAACTACATGAAGCACAGCATGCAGGTGCACGCCGGCACCCAGCCCACAGACAAGGTGGTAATGGACCACCTGCGCGAGCTGAGCAAGGGCAGCCTGGTACTAGAGCCAGAGAAGATACAGCTGCGCAACGGACTACTACCCAACCGCCTGAACATCAGCAACTCCAGCAACATGAGCCACCTGAAAAAGGCCAGAAAGAAGAGTACGAAAAGCCGTAGCACTGGCAGTAGTGCCGGAGGTAGCATGAGCCTGGGCACCCGGAAGAAGCGCAAGCGCCCTATGCGCTAG